The Branchiostoma lanceolatum isolate klBraLanc5 chromosome 5, klBraLanc5.hap2, whole genome shotgun sequence region tatTCTCGtcgtagaccctccagtcgttTCTGGTGACCCCCAGCCCTAAATGCTGATGTTGAAAGCCTCTCCCACTGAATAATATACGTTTTAATATCACTGTAATTATAATTCTGCTTTATTATAATGCAGGTCAGGACAAACGCAGGACTTGCTGCGTACAGAACAAAATAAATCGCCGTTGGAGTCACCTCTGTAAATAGATTTTGAatgactcccccccccccccagaataAAAATGCATCGTGAAAATTCAGAGATGACTTTCGGTGTTCTGTGAACATTGAACCCACCTGCAGGTTAGTGAACGTGATGCAGCCACAGTCGGACAGTCCTCTGGAGTCAGCTGAACTGTTAACGCACCTTAGACCTGAAACAGAACAGGTAGCCTCGCCttaacaagctgctagaggagacaaacacacacacacacacacacacacacacacacacacacacacacacacacacacacacacacacacacagacgcacgtacgcacacacacacacacacacataaagacGCAGACAGacgctcgcacacacacacacacacagacaaacaaacagacgcaacctcacagacacacacacggaaagatgcacagacagacaggcacacacacgtGGCacaacagcacacacacacagacagacagacacacacaaacagacagacacacacacacacacgacacaCACAGTCATACCACAcacggcacacacacacactacacacacacacacacacacacacacacacacacacacacacacacacacacacacacatacttcttggcgaaggtaatgattaacGAAACCATTAACCATGTAAGGTCCAAAGGCCTCACTTTACCTGCCGGGATGAGGACAGGTAGAACGTGTTTGTCGGCCTGGTTCAGAATGTAGATGACCGACAGGAGAAGCAAACAGAATGTCGGGGAGTCAGTGATGCCTCTGCACTTGATGAACACTCGTGTGATCCTGCCCTGACGAACGCAAACTTCCATTCTGGGACCGAGCTAACACTATCATGACCCATAACACACCACTCCACCAATCAGATCCGGGCGCCTAGACCGAGCCATACGGAAGCGACACCGGGCGATATACTACAGTAGAACAGTACACTTTGACAGCATAGTGAGTCGCTGAGCTCGAGGTAAGTCATTTTTTCTTCGtaaaaactttgtacaattCGTAAACCAACCTGGTCaatgaatggatatgttaaaaTAGACATTCTGGGGAACAGTTTGATGTGTtatttgttcagttttgtggAGAATTACCGTTaagaaattgcaaaaatattgaCCGATGGcggagtgggaggggggcgcaccgCCACCATACACTACAGTTCACTTATGATGCAATCATATGCAAGAACGTTTTCTTGGTGAAATGTTCTCACATAATAAGCCCATAGATTCGGGTGCCCAGTGTGCAGTGTCGAAGGTAAATGCCCCTTAAACGTAAACAAAGCCCGTAttgacattgttatgcaaatcgagacaatgtcgagacgagactagtactgtttacaagccaggcgCCTCAACCTttgacactgcgcatgcgtactctaATCTGCGAATGGGCTAATATGATTACATCCATTGGTGTAAGTGAACCAtactgtaaaaggagaaatgtttgcagggtttaatttcacagtaaggaaaaaaaacaactttgtgtTTTTAGTTCACAAGGAAGTATGAAGGCAGAAGTCAGAATAAACACGGTGGTTTTATAATTCAAAATTAAATTCAAAGTTCATGGTTCACTACGGAAACTGCCAACATAAATCCTccgtgaacatttccccttttacggTACTAGTAAATGGTGTATTGCAACAATAGTTGCAAGCAACAAGCTTCATACCTCTTAACCCGTAGCACTGAAGTAACAATAGCATGTATGGCGACGGCAACTGAAGCTACATGTTTCTTGCTTTGCAGAGTTTAAAACTTGAAGAAACAGCACGTGTGCAGCTGTGAAAAGGACTGATCATGGAGAGAGCGACAATACTTCTTTGTCTGTTTGGCTTCTTTAAGGAACTGCGACCGTCAGAGCCATTCCTGACCCCATACCTTAAGGTAAGTTGTTTATtagttattttgttatttcaatacTAAGGAGCGTTTGAAGTTTTGTGTGAAATTGAATTGTATTTTCATGATAGTGCAATTCTAAAAGTATGAGTAAACATTTTGGCTGCAAGGCTGCCAGGTTTTACATAAAtgaccatccatccatccatccatccaccatccatccaccatccatccatccatccatccatccatccaccatctatccatccatccatccatccatccaccatccatccaccatccatccatccatccatccatccaccatctattcatccatccatccaccatccatccatccatccattcttcttcttctctattCTCTGATTTGTTCGTTCATTATCTAATTAGtagtgtagtagtagtagtagtagtattcattttatcaattcattcatACCCTCATCCATTCTATCATTccatcatccatccattcattcatcatcCCTCATCCATTCCTTCATTTTattcatccatctatccattcattcattccctccatTCAGGGACCAGACAAGAACCTGACAGAGGAACAAGTAACCAATGAGGTCCTGCCAGTGTGGACGTACACGTACTTCCCAACGTTGCTGGTCGTGTTCCTGCTGACGGACTACCTGCGGTACAAGCCTGTCATCGTGTTCGAGGGTCTGACCCTCATCCTGACCTGGGTCATCCTGGTGTGGGGTCAGGGGGTCGCGCTGATGCAGGTCATGCAGGTGAATGAGGGGTACATCACATGTGGTACAGCTAAAAGCTGATGAATTGCATTGCATCGTACAATATCTTTATGATTTAGATAACTCCACTAGCATAGAACATAATGCCTAGAAGAAATATTATAAAAACATCAATAAAAGTGCTAATTTGTGTATTGTACAGAGCTAGACTCAGTAgataacccactgcccctaatACATCACAAAGGCTATAATAGGAGggttttttctaggaaaaattTTCAAGGGGGAGCATTGCGGGGGAGCAGAAAGACTATAAAGCAGAAGGATGGTGTGGAAGGGAGGTTTCCCTTCCTTAGTGGAAGTTGTAGAGAATTTTGAGGCATTGTGAAGCTCCCTGAGGGGAAAAAAATACTCTCAGACATTTTTAAGACTGAGctcacatgtgacctagtagcatccctggccAATCAGAATTTtgtgcttgtcagaggatctgctccccagggtaggGGGGCATGGGGAGAGCAAGGGGGCACAGTACCCTTGTTCccctgtaaagaaaaaaaaatgatactaCTTGTGATAGAGACTACCTTTAACTATCTTTCTTACAAATACCATCCACCATACCTGTTACACAGGTCACCTACGGTCTGTCCACCGCCGCCGAGATCGGTTACTTCTCCTACATCTACTCCGTGGTACCGCGGGACAGATACCGCAAGGTCACCGGTTACAACCGGAGCGTCGTGTTGGTGGGGAGGTTTGCAGCGTCCGTCATTGCCCAGGCGCTGATCTCGACGAAACTGGTGGGTTATTTCGCCCTGAACTGTTTTTCCCTCGGAAGTGTCAGCGTGGCGTTCCTCATCGGTTTCACCCTCCCCACTGCGAAGAGGAGTCTGTTCTTTCACAAGGATGCGGCAAACCCTGAACAACTCCTAAACACTGATAACATTGCTGAAAAGGGCAGTTTGCAAGACGCAAGACTGTGTGAAGGCCGTGGTGGTGCATTAGATTCAATGCCTGGAAGCAGACGAGAATCGATAACAGAAACTCCAGACAAATCCGGTAGCGAAGATACTTTCCTCTGCATACGAGATGACACCACAGCTTCCACTGACAACAAGGGGACTGTGCAAGATTGTCAACCTAAGGCCCCTACAACAGCTCTAAGAACAAGACCACAGCGTGAGGGTCAGTTTGTGTGGCTGACCACCTTGCGGCAGCTTGGCCAGAGCCTGATGGACGCCTACCGGTCAGAGGCGCTGCTGGCGTGGTCAGTCTGGTGGGCATTCGCCAAGTGCGGGAATTCACAGGTCGGTACCTCTTTGTGAGTATACGTAGGTTTGGTTGTttgattgtctgtctgtctgtctgtctgtctgtctgtctgtccgtccatcCGTCCAGAGGAAATGCATGGATAGGGCCTGCATAGGGTGAATGAGTATCATATTGCTTTACAAAGCACATGCATGTCGCATGATTCACCACAAGTGGCATTCTGTAAAAAGTCAGTGTTTATTGCataatctattggaaaataacgcCCTTCTGTTTAGTGCTCCTTTAAAGCAATGTACTTACTACACTGTACTTACTTACTGACCTTTATGCCTCCTGATATGTTTAAAACATTATGTAGTTGACTTGAATTACATGTTCCTCCATACacgtgtgtgtgactgtgtgtccCTTCAGGTGGGGAACTATGTGCAGAACCTGTGGGACATGATCAGCCCCTCCAGTCAGCACAATGTCTATAACGGCGCGGTGGAGGCTGCAACCATGTTGGCAGGTGAACAgtagtttgtgtttgtttgttccttcgCTCAATCGGTCGCTTGTACGCTCATTCCACCGTCCGTTCTTTGGACCCTTGTAGTGGAACATAGGACAGCATGTTAACTTTCCTTTTGCTGTTTCTGTTGcaaggtatatttttacagcgaggggttgctagcccttccctttaaaATGTACTAGAACTTGCACACCCCATTTTGCGTCCCAGTCCCAAAAGATGGGTGcaaccccaaccgagatgtccttccCAGGATTTCAAAAGGTAGAAAAAGAAGGGGGGATATACCggcagaagaagaaacaagCATTTTAACTTTTAATATTTAAAATTTAAGTAAACACCAGGAAGAGCTCAccacgaaaaccacaaacattatCTGCTGAGTAGACAATGTATTACAATCACTGCAGTTCTACCTGTCTCTGCTAGGTGCCCTCGTGTCGCTGCTGATGGGCCATGTGAAGCTGAACTGGTCCGTAATTGGAGACGCGGTGCTGGGAGTCGTCTCGCTGGGGATGGCCGCCCTTCTGTTCGTCATGGCAACCACAAACAACATCTGGGTCTGCTACGTCTGCTACGTGGTCTACAGAACATCCTACCAGGCGCTCATCACTATAGCAACGTGGGTGTGCTTAGATTTGGCCTGTTCCCTTCGTAAACTTGAGGAGTTTTCAAGTTGATTTTACCAATGTaaaagtaccagagttataaaaCCAGCATTAAGGTCTTAAAAGATAAGCTTTCCCTAGAACTATGCTAagtagagtggaacttgttgccaccaagtacagtatcctcactagatatgcgaaggtttaATTAGATGTGTCAGGATTatgtaaccagctgctatcgcgccatgtgcctgcaaagctggtatgtTGCGCCAAAGGGTGTTTGTACTGGCTATATGAAAATACAGACAAATGTTGATTCCCACCACTTTGTTTCACTTTTATCTGCAATTTATTCAGTACCTTtctgcttttttttaaacactcaGGTTCGAGGTTGCTAACAGCCTGGACAAATCCATGACAAAGCAACGTGTCTGTGGCTAGATGCGGTCCTTTTTTATTACCATTAGTAAACTTGGGGGGTATCCTAGTCAATTTTCATTCCAACCACTTTCATCTCACCTCTCTGTgttgttttctcatttttttcaaacacacaGGTTCGAGGTTGCTAAGAACCTGGACAAGTCCCTGTACGCCCTGCTGTTCGGTATGAACACCTTCGTGGCCCTGGCCCTGCAGACCCTGCTGACAGCTGTGGTGGTGGACAGGAGAGTACTGGCTACACCTGTACAAGCACAGGTAAGTACTGACACACCTGTAAAAGCACAGGTAACACATTCATTGCCCTTGCCCTCAAGACTCTGCGGACAGCTGTGGTGGTGGACAGGAGAGTACTGACACACCTGTAAAAGCACAGGTAAATACTGACACACCTGTAAAAGCACAGGTAACACCTTCATTGCCCTGGCCCTGCAGACTCAGCTGACAGCTGTGATGGCGGACAGGAGGGTACTGGCTACACCTGTACAAGCACAGGTAAGTACTGACACACCTGTAGAAGCACAGGTAACATGTTCCTGGCACTGCAGACTCTGCTGACAGCTGTGGTGGTGGACAGGAGAGTACTGGCTACACCTGTACAAGCACAGGTAAGTACTGACACACCTGTACAAGCACAGGTAAGTACTGACACACCTGTAGAAGCACAGGTAACATGTTCCTGGCACTGCAGACTCTGCTGACAGCTGTGGTGGTGGACAGGAGAGTACTCACGTAACTGGCTACACCTGTACAAGCTCAGGTAAGATAACTACTGAAAGAACACCTGTACAAGCACAGGTAAGTACTGACACACCTGTAAAAGCACAGGTAACACGTTCATGGCCCTGGCACTGCAGACTCTGCTGACAGCTGTGGTGGTGGACAGGAGAGTACTCACGTAACTGGCTACGCCTGTACAAGCACAGGTAAAATAACTACTGACTGTCAGAGGTAGCAAGCACAGGTAAGGTGATTACTGACTCAGTGACACACCCATCATTTTTGGGGATGTCATCCCTATAATCAtttatggtcgcagaacacagtattagtgggcgacccccgtggacaatagtagttcgggtatgaagtagtgcgtcgcattgcttgaaaaggccgtagtttatcttctgtgcacgttagcgaggctgaaactgtggtgaatggtagaggaatacgtcagttttgagactgtacgagttggattacgatgtttgttcggtcggcgtggtttcgcgcctgaatattgttagcgcccgactactgtaagtcgcctgcagtacgttgacctccgctgggggtcataccaaagtggcttttaaaagggaacgagccggcaaattaaaatgatttcttcacatatgttgtagattgaaccttgaagtcaaacatattaaaatttgacaccctaattgtgcaccttactataaattttcaagcgtcgaagcttctcactttgggatccttaactatgtaCACCCCCATAGgcaaaatactgtggtctgcaaccttttAACCCAAAacacatgtattgtttttgatcGAAATGGCCGACTTTGCCACATGGAACGAGGGGTATAAGTCAGCTCTGAAACAGAGAATCGACGCAGGGGTGTCTAGAGGTGACAGAGGTTATGTTTTGTGGAACGGAAGGGTGGATGATGATGGCTATGGCAGAATCAGCATTCAAGTGGGAGCGAAATGTAAAGACGCACGTCTACACAGAGTGGCATATTATCTGTACAACGGATTTATTGACGATCGGCATGTATCACATATCTGTCACACAAGAAATTGTCTAGCGGAAGATCATCTATCCCTGGAGCCTGCTTACATCAACAATGAGCGAAGGACTTGTGTTAACAGTGGACATTGCTACACTCATGGTGTCTACAGAAACTGCGTTCTACACTAAGTTTCGACCCACATCCCACACCACCACCCACACCGCTCTCCGtacaacaaccccccccccccaaatctaACGTCTTCCACATGTCCCCGAGCAGGGGGATGTGTTTTACTAGCTCTACAGTTCACCTATTTCTTCGAATAAGGATGGTCCAGACTAGACATAGCAGCATGTACAGAGTCCGTGCTATAACCCGAGTCTCCTTTCTTGTCTCTCTTTTCTGCTTTAGCCTGTCGCAGATGGTAGCGTCTCAGTCTGTATGTCCAAGTCTTTCTCCTTTGTCGATGGTAGGCCTCTTCTCTGTCGATTGCTTCAAGCGCAGCCGTCCCCGGGCTTCCTTGGGAATGCGACGCGCCCAAGAATTCGTTGGCGCGGCGTATGGCGGCCCCGGACCCGACGGAGTCTCCAAGAGCGGCCGCGTGAACCCGACCGTTATAGTTCTTTTTGAAGGTCATTGCCTTGGGGACGGCCTTCAGGACTCTATTGTGAAAGGCCTCGCTCTTGTTCGTTGTAAGCAGCATTCTCTGTCTTTTAGCAGTCTCTGGGCCGAGTCTGTAGTCTATGAAGGCCTGCAGAGCCTTGCGGTCGGCTTCGGTCAGTGCCAAATTCCCTCCTCCTGGGATTTCTGGGGCGCGGCGACGGTGGCGGCCTTCTGGGGTGTGCTCGGGACACGTTGCCATTTCTAAGCTGCAGCTAGAATGTTCCCCTGATATGCAGTTAACTAGAGTGTTGCGAAATTGCTCGATTTCGTCGAGGAAGCCTGCGTCGTTGTCACCGTGGAGTTTCCCCGCATTATACAGGGCGCTGGTGCACTTCTTCACTAGATAGCGGCCCACCTGccgacttgcttcctgtctctGTACTTTCCTATTGTTTCCACCTTCGAACACTTCAAGGTACAAGTTGTACGTCCGACGACTGTGGTTTCTCTGATTGTGTTGCATACAATCCTGCTTTTCTGCAGGTTCCAGACCGGCTTCACGAAGGGCGTCGTTTGTTCCTCCGATGATTTGTGCGTCGTTGTCCGACTCCATAATCCCCACTTCCAATCCATGTTTCAAAAGCTTCTCCGTGTTCTGTTTCGCCATTACGCGTTCGCTGGCACCCAACTTTTTGTTTGTGTCGAAAGTTCGGGTACAGTCGTCGTGGGTACCGGGGCCGGATGGAAGCCCCTGTCTCTCTAGATCCTCGCATTTTTTACAATGTTGACTCGCCGTACTAACGGACACCAGCATCTTCTTGCCGGTCTCCGCCTCGAAAAACGGACATTCCGCCTGTGTTCCCGGCTGTGCCATGGACCTTCCTTTCGGTGGGTTGTTGTACGCCACGTCACTTTCCACTGTGACTGTCCGCCTTTCTTTCAGTCCCGCATCTAGTCGAAGCCGCTTCACTTCAGCCAGCGTCTTACAGTTCGCTTCCATTTGCTTCTCATTTAGCTCCACGTATGCCTTACTCGCCACATTGAGTTTCTTCTGCAGTGTTGTTCGGCTAGGCCCTTGAATGTTCATTGAAGCGAATAAAGGTTTGATAGCGGTACAACCGTACCTGTCCTTGGCCCCTGGAGTGACAGCCTGGATGTTGAGTTTGACGGGGAGCGGGCCGCGGGTCCCCGGCCGACGCGTGTCGGCTCTCTGGAACAGCTCTGCGGGTGTAGTCTTGTAGCCGCACGCTTTGCAGAGAAGTGCCTCCTTACATCCAAACCCAATCTTCTTTTCCAGTTTACTCGAAAACTTACAGTCTCCTTTACACACACGTCTGCCGTTAGCTTTCCGATGTCCGGCGTTGAACAGATTCATAAGTTCCTCCATCTTCTGCATGTCTACGATTCTGTTTCCCCTCACCTGGTTTCTGATGTAAGACCGCCGCTCTTTGTAGCCTTTCTTCTTGATACTGCGAAGCCACGGAAGGATGACGTGGTCTCCGGGCCTGTAGAGCATCTGGTACGTGTCCTTATCCAGTCTCTTTTTCAAATCGATGATGGGCGCGGTGTTTGTCAGCTGTATCTGTGCTCCTCCGTGCCCCACGCCAGGCGAGCCGCTGCTACATGACGCGACAGGGTCTTCCGTCACAGAACGTCCATTCTCCGCTGCTGAACCTTTGTTCCAAGGGATGTTTCCAACTTGAAAGTTGTTGCGGCGAAGCATACGACTTTTCAAAGCTTTACTGCCGGTTAGTCGACCCATGGTTAAACAACTCTGGCGGTGAGAAGCGTCTGGGAATAATGGCTGGGCTAAGCCAGCACTTTTCTTGTACTTCAAAGCGTGACCGCGGTTTAGAACGGGGGTGCGaactactaccccccccccctcccctccgtcTTCAATTGTATTATTGTATTTATTGTCTTTCCAATGACTCAATTGTATCATTTTTCGTCTCGACGTGAATAGTCCTAAAAAATAGGCACGGAACCATAATAAGAGATCAAAGCTAAAGACACAATAAGAGATCAAAGCTAAAGACACATTTCATACATCTACGTCAATTATAGAAACCGCA contains the following coding sequences:
- the LOC136434427 gene encoding thiamine transporter 2-like encodes the protein MERATILLCLFGFFKELRPSEPFLTPYLKGPDKNLTEEQVTNEVLPVWTYTYFPTLLVVFLLTDYLRYKPVIVFEGLTLILTWVILVWGQGVALMQVMQVTYGLSTAAEIGYFSYIYSVVPRDRYRKVTGYNRSVVLVGRFAASVIAQALISTKLVGYFALNCFSLGSVSVAFLIGFTLPTAKRSLFFHKDAANPEQLLNTDNIAEKGSLQDARLCEGRGGALDSMPGSRRESITETPDKSGSEDTFLCIRDDTTASTDNKGTVQDCQPKAPTTALRTRPQREGQFVWLTTLRQLGQSLMDAYRSEALLAWSVWWAFAKCGNSQVGNYVQNLWDMISPSSQHNVYNGAVEAATMLAGALVSLLMGHVKLNWSVIGDAVLGVVSLGMAALLFVMATTNNIWVCYVCYVVYRTSYQALITIATFEVAKNLDKSLYALLFGMNTFVALALQTLLTAVVVDRRVLATPVQAQYTVYGGYFSAIAAAYLLKSVVTCAHRGWRETWRSACVNTTDEDEISEGT